The following are from one region of the Arachis duranensis cultivar V14167 chromosome 10, aradu.V14167.gnm2.J7QH, whole genome shotgun sequence genome:
- the LOC107468575 gene encoding probable cinnamyl alcohol dehydrogenase 1 isoform X1: protein MVQQKIMMNSEGGNEDCLGWAARDASGVLSPYKFSRKAVGNDDVYVKITHCGICYADVVSTRNSFGATNYPVVPGHEIAGIVTKVGSNVQRFNVGDHVGVGTYVNSCRDCRNCNAGLEIQCGKGRVFTYDSVDSDGTITKGGYSTFIVVHHRYCFMIPKSYPLASAAPLLCAGITVYSPMIRHNMNQPGKSLGVIGLGGLGHMAVKFGKAFGLDVTVFSTSISKKDEALNLLGADNFVVSSDQEQMSALAESLDFIIDTASGNHPFDPYMFLLKTCGVLVLVGAPSEIKLSPGSLIGGMRSISGSAAGGTKDTQEMIDLCAEKEIYPNIEVIPIEYANEAFERIINKDVKYRFVIDIENSFK from the exons ATGGTGCAACAGAAAATAATGATGAATTCCGAAGGTGGCAATGAAGATTGCTTAGGTTGGGCAGCAAGAGATGCATCTGGTGTTCTCTCACCATATAAATTCAGTCGCAA GGCTGTAGGAAACGATGATGTTTATGTTAAGATCACACACTGCGGTATTTGTTATGCTGATGTAGTTTCCACAAGGAATTCATTTGGTGCCACAAATTACCCTGTTGTGCCCGG ACATGAGATTGCAGGCATTGTGACAAAGGTTGGTTCCAATGTCCAACGTTTCAATGTTGGTGACCATGTTGGAGTAGGGACTTATGTTAACTCGTGCCGCGACTGCCGAAATTGCAATGCAGGACTTGAAATTCAATGTGGTAAAGGACGAGTTTTTACTTATGATAGTGTTGATTCTGATGGTACAATCACAAAAGGAGGATACTCCACTTTCATAGTAGTTCATCATAG GTATTGTTTTATGATACCAAAGAGCTATCCATTGGCTTCAGCAGCACCTTTGCTCTGTGCCGGAATCACTGTTTATTCGCCGATGATTCGTCACAATATGAATCAGCCTGGTAAATCTCTAGGAGTTATTGGCCTTGGTGGCCTTGGACATATGGCAGTTAAATTTGGAAAGGCTTTTGGTTTGGATGTAACAGTTTTCAGCACCAGCATATCTAAAAAAGATGAGGCCCTAAATCTTCTTGGTGCAGATAATTTTGTTGTTTCATCTGATCAAGAACAAATGAGT GCATTGGCTGAGTCATTAGACTTTATAATTGACACAGCATCTGGTAATCACCCTTTTGATCCTTACATGTTTCTTCTGAAAACATGTGGTGTCTTAGTCTTAGTTGGGGCTCCAAGTGAAATCAAATTAAGCCCAGGAAGCCTTATTGGTG GGATGAGAAGCATTTCTGGAAGTGCTGCAGGAGGCACAAAAGATACCCAAGAGATGATTGATTTGTGTGCTGAAAAGGAGATTTATCCAAATATAGAAGTGATTCCCATTGAATATGCTAATGAAGCTTTTGAGAGGATCATAAACAAAGATGTCAAGTATAGGTTTGTGATAGACATTGAAAATTCCTTCAAGTAA
- the LOC107468759 gene encoding uncharacterized protein LOC107468759 gives MWHADVDGCTTCHNVIRPRPPPLNQQAKHKPTHTQQRKETERKGRRGIRRERRKKGETEAGEGEKRGSCDPQRKEEGDRRCSYATATASCCQRRHRPARATTAPFVTIAGKPRTEEESRARSRRRRHRWSPRRCRCRRRRGLPVVVPHHCRAAVDADLTRGEEGNATRTGWKGRKPPASLPSSHLCRCCRQKPPLKLLFSWSLFIASCRRWSHHWSYFHSVQLFFLITIGSSSVCCMLLLSCCDCCESDQRPRFRLLLVLS, from the exons ATGTGGCATGCTGATGTGGATGGTTGTACCACGTGTCATAATGTTATTAGGCCACGT CCGCCGCCCCTTAATCAGCAAGCAAAACACAAACCAACACACACCcagcaaagaaaagaaacagaaaGGAAAGGGAGAAGAGGGATCCGcagagaaagaaggaagaaaggggAGACGGAAGCAGGGgaaggggagaagagagggagctGTGATCCACAGAGGAAGGAGGAGGGAGACCGTCGCTGCAGCTACGCCACTGCCACCGCGTCCTGTTGCCAGCGCCGCCACCGTCCAGCTCGAGCCACCACTGCGCCATTTGTCACCATCGCGGGGAAGCCCAGAACTGAGGAAGAGAGCCGCGCGAGGAGTAGGAGGCGTCGCCATCGGTGGAGCCCGCGTCGTTGCCGTTGCCGTCGCCGTCGAGGTCTTCCCGTCGTCGTTCCTCACCACTGCCGAGCCGCCGTCGACGCAGATCTGACTAGAGGAGAAGAGGGAAATGCGACCAGAACGGGATGGAAGGGAAGGAAGCCACCTGCATCGCTACCATCAAGCCATCTCTGTCGTTGCTGCCGTCAGAAACCGCCACTGAAGCTTCTGTTTTCTTG GAGTTTATTTATCGCGAGTTGCCGCCGTTGGAGCCACCACTGGAGCTACTTCCATTCAGTTCAGCTGTTCTTCCTTATTACAATAG GTTCGAGTTCTGTATGTTGCATGTTGCTTTTAAGTTGCTGTGATTGCTGCGAAAGTGATCAGAGGCCGAGGTTTCGGTTGCTGTTGGTTTTGAGCTGA
- the LOC107468575 gene encoding probable cinnamyl alcohol dehydrogenase 1 isoform X2: protein MMNSEGGNEDCLGWAARDASGVLSPYKFSRKAVGNDDVYVKITHCGICYADVVSTRNSFGATNYPVVPGHEIAGIVTKVGSNVQRFNVGDHVGVGTYVNSCRDCRNCNAGLEIQCGKGRVFTYDSVDSDGTITKGGYSTFIVVHHRYCFMIPKSYPLASAAPLLCAGITVYSPMIRHNMNQPGKSLGVIGLGGLGHMAVKFGKAFGLDVTVFSTSISKKDEALNLLGADNFVVSSDQEQMSALAESLDFIIDTASGNHPFDPYMFLLKTCGVLVLVGAPSEIKLSPGSLIGGMRSISGSAAGGTKDTQEMIDLCAEKEIYPNIEVIPIEYANEAFERIINKDVKYRFVIDIENSFK, encoded by the exons ATGATGAATTCCGAAGGTGGCAATGAAGATTGCTTAGGTTGGGCAGCAAGAGATGCATCTGGTGTTCTCTCACCATATAAATTCAGTCGCAA GGCTGTAGGAAACGATGATGTTTATGTTAAGATCACACACTGCGGTATTTGTTATGCTGATGTAGTTTCCACAAGGAATTCATTTGGTGCCACAAATTACCCTGTTGTGCCCGG ACATGAGATTGCAGGCATTGTGACAAAGGTTGGTTCCAATGTCCAACGTTTCAATGTTGGTGACCATGTTGGAGTAGGGACTTATGTTAACTCGTGCCGCGACTGCCGAAATTGCAATGCAGGACTTGAAATTCAATGTGGTAAAGGACGAGTTTTTACTTATGATAGTGTTGATTCTGATGGTACAATCACAAAAGGAGGATACTCCACTTTCATAGTAGTTCATCATAG GTATTGTTTTATGATACCAAAGAGCTATCCATTGGCTTCAGCAGCACCTTTGCTCTGTGCCGGAATCACTGTTTATTCGCCGATGATTCGTCACAATATGAATCAGCCTGGTAAATCTCTAGGAGTTATTGGCCTTGGTGGCCTTGGACATATGGCAGTTAAATTTGGAAAGGCTTTTGGTTTGGATGTAACAGTTTTCAGCACCAGCATATCTAAAAAAGATGAGGCCCTAAATCTTCTTGGTGCAGATAATTTTGTTGTTTCATCTGATCAAGAACAAATGAGT GCATTGGCTGAGTCATTAGACTTTATAATTGACACAGCATCTGGTAATCACCCTTTTGATCCTTACATGTTTCTTCTGAAAACATGTGGTGTCTTAGTCTTAGTTGGGGCTCCAAGTGAAATCAAATTAAGCCCAGGAAGCCTTATTGGTG GGATGAGAAGCATTTCTGGAAGTGCTGCAGGAGGCACAAAAGATACCCAAGAGATGATTGATTTGTGTGCTGAAAAGGAGATTTATCCAAATATAGAAGTGATTCCCATTGAATATGCTAATGAAGCTTTTGAGAGGATCATAAACAAAGATGTCAAGTATAGGTTTGTGATAGACATTGAAAATTCCTTCAAGTAA
- the LOC107468574 gene encoding probable cinnamyl alcohol dehydrogenase 1, which translates to MSSEDCLGWAARDVSGHLSPYKFNRRAVGDDDVYVKITHCGICYADIAWTRNKLGDSKYPVVPGHEIAGIVSKVGSNVKRFSVGDHVGVGTYVNSCRDCEYCDDGLEHQCSKGVFTFNGVDSDGTITKGGYSNFIVVHERYCFKIPKSYPLASAAPLLCAGITVYSPMIRYKMNEQPGKSLGVIGLGGLGHMAVKFGKAFGLNVTVFSTSISKKDEALNLLGADNFVISSDQDQMKGLTKTLDFIIDTASGDHPYDPYMALLKTFGILVAVGAGTEIKFSPRSLFFGLRSISGSIVGGTKDIRDMIDLCVEKEIYPKIEVIPIEYCNEAIERVIKSDVKYRFVIDIENSLK; encoded by the exons ATGAGTTCAGAAGATTGCCTTGGTTGGGCTGCAAGAGATGTATCTGGACATCTCTCCCCATACAAATTCAATCGCAG GGCTGTAGGAGATGATGATGTTTATGTTAAGATCACACACTGTGGTATTTGTTATGCTGATATCGCTTGGACAAGGAATAAACTTGGTGACTCCAAGTACCCTGTTGTGCCAGG acatGAGATTGCAGGCATTGTGAGCAAGGTTGGTTCCAATGTCAAGCGTTTCAGTGTTGGTGACCATGTTGGAGTGGGGACTTATGTCAACTCATGCCGCGACTGCGAGTACTGCGATGATGGACTAGAACATCAGTGCAGTAAGGGAGTTTTTACCTTTAATGGGGTTGATTCTGATGGTACAATCACAAAGGGAGGATACTCCAATTTCATAGTAGTCCATGAAAG GTATTGTTTTAAGATACCAAAAAGTTATCCATTGGCTTCAGCAGCACCTTTGCTGTGTGCCGGAATCACTGTTTATTCGCCGATGATTCGTTACAAGATGAATGAGCAGCCGGGAAAATCTTTAGGAGTGATTGGCCTTGGTGGACTTGGTCACATGGCTGTTAAATTTGGAAAGGCTTTTGGTTTGAATGTAACAGTTTTCAGCACCAGCATATCTAAGAAAGATGAGGCCCTCAATTTGCTTGGTGCAGATAACTTTGTGATTTCCTCTGATCAAGACCAAATGAAA GGATTAACAAAGACATTAGACTTTATAATTGACACAGCATCTGGTGATCATCCTTATGATCCTTACATGGCACTTCTGAAAACATTTGGTATCTTAGTTGCAGTTGGGGCTGGAACTGAAATCAAGTTCAGCCCTAGAAGCCTATTTTTTG GATTGAGGAGTATTTCTGGAAGTATTGTAGGAGGTACAAAAGATATACGGGATATGATTGATTTATGTGTTGAAAAGGAGATTTATCCAAAGATTGAAGTAATTCCTATTGAGTATTGTAATGAAGCTATTGAAAGGGTCATAAAAAGTGACGTGAAGTATCGGTTTGTGATTGATATTGAAAACTCCttaaagtaa
- the LOC107468576 gene encoding probable cinnamyl alcohol dehydrogenase 1 encodes MSSEDCLGWAARDASGHLSPYKFNRRPVGDDDVHVKITHCGVCYADIVWTRNRFGDSKYPVVPGHEIAGIVSKVGSNVKRFNVGDHVGVGTYVNSCRDCEYCDDGLEHQCSQGAVFTFNGVDSDGTITKGGYSNFIVVHERYCFKIPKSYPLASAAPLLCAGITVYSPMIRHKMNEQPGKSLGVIGLGGLGHMAVKFGKAFGLNVTVFSTSISKKDEALNLLGADNFVISSDEDQMKALTKTLDFIIDTASGDHPFDPYMALLKTLGILVVVGAANEIKFRPVSLFFGLKTISGSSVGGTKDIQEMIDLCAEKKIYPKIEVIPIEYANEAIERVIKNDVKYRFVIDIENSLK; translated from the exons ATGAGTTCAGAAGATTGCCTTGGTTGGGCTGCAAGAGATGCATCTGGACATCTCTCACCATACAAATTCAATCGCAG GCCTGTAGGAGATGATGATGTTCATGTTAAGATCACACACTGTGGTGTTTGTTATGCTGATATCGTTTGGACAAGGAATAGATTTGGTGACTCCAAGTACCCTGTTGTGCCAGG acaTGAGATTGCAGGCATTGTGAGCAAGGTTGGTTCCAATGTCAAGCGTTTCAATGTTGGTGACCATGTTGGAGTGGGGACTTATGTCAACTCATGCCGCGACTGCGAGTATTGCGACGATGGACTAGAACATCAGTGCAGTCAGGGAGCAGTTTTTACCTTTAATGGGGTTGATTCTGATGGTACAATCACAAAGGGAGGATACTCCAATTTCATAGTAGTCCATGAAAG GTATTGTTTCAAGATACCAAAAAGTTATCCATTGGCTTCAGCAGCACCTTTGCTGTGTGCCGGAATCACTGTTTATTCGCCGATGATTCGCCACAAGATGAATGAGCAGCCGGGAAAATCTCTAGGAGTGATTGGCCTTGGTGGACTTGGTCACATGGCTGTTAAATTTGGAAAGGCTTTTGGTCTGAATGTAACAGTTTTCAGCACCAGCATATCTAAGAAAGATGAAGCCCTCAATCTGCTTGGTGCAGATAACTTTGTAATTTCATCTGATGAAGACCAAATGAAA GCATTAACAAAAACACTAGACTTTATAATTGATACAGCATCTGGTGATCATCCTTTTGATCCTTACATGGCACTTCTGAAAACACTTGGTATTCTAGTAGTAGTTGGGGCTGCAAATGAAATCAAGTTCAGACCTGTAAGCCTATTCTTCG GATTGAAGACTATTTCTGGAAGTTCTGTAGGAGGTACAAAAGATATACAAGAGATGATTGATTTATGTGCTGAAAAAAAGATTTATCCAAAGATTGAAGTAATTCCTATTGAGTATGCTAATGAAGCTATTGAAAGGGTCATTAAAAATGATGTCAAGTATCGGTTTGTGATTGATATTGAAAATTCCCTGAAGTAA